The following coding sequences are from one Mugil cephalus isolate CIBA_MC_2020 chromosome 9, CIBA_Mcephalus_1.1, whole genome shotgun sequence window:
- the apbb1 gene encoding amyloid beta precursor protein binding family B member 1 isoform X1, giving the protein MGGNDDEAMTYVVNKQKQDEELKNKLNDGSHWCDQESTGNNAKWVKEGRNQLRKVTENHQEQDHNCNINQNGNEEDFPLQNTTQDEQQGNEEQIKSPKKALTPGLSQEESKNILNEPLLIDTLKLESTDEKEKEREEGDKEKENKSEDDEETSGDTRGEKVAEEQGNVESQREGSSVVGRNPCLLFSNLNGTPSDEESSWPALSQDNTTDSSPNGNRESFWDSSAFETDTDLPSGWMRVRDTSGTYYWHIPTGTTQWEPPSPLGKVGDSMMSSTMSLETTPCDEPEESWAQLSSTDEAAGEGELWKEEAEVASDQSLKEFEGATLRYASINLNYNCSQSEEEEKLAPLCTDLETKCFAVRSLGWVEMSEEDMAPGKSSVAVNNCIRQLSYHKHNLHDTAGIWGEGKDMLMVLENDTMNLIDPLGQTLLHAQPIGSIRVWGVGRDNGRERDFAYVARDNLTQVLKCHVFRCDSPAKNIATSLHEMCSKIMMERKATKPGVSRLNSDPSKPGVIPVEEFPAPKNELFQHFQVYYLGCEAVARPVGMDIINDTLEAAVNGRDKNQWIPVSVNVAPATLTILSSQDEEVLSECRVRFLSFMGVGKDVHTFAFIMAEGPREFTCHMFWCEPNAASLSEAVQAACMLRYQKCLDARPPSLASCLPTPPADSVARRVKKGVQSLLGSFKSYRSGSQSP; this is encoded by the exons ATGGGTGGTAATGACGATGAAGCTATGACATACGTTgtgaataaacaaaagcaagaTGAAGAGCTTAAGAACAAGCTGAATGACGGCAGCCACTGGTGCGACCAGGAGTCCACTGGCAATAATGCCAAGTGGGTCAAAGAAGGCCGCAACCAGCTGCGGAAAGTAACAGAGAACCATCAGGAGCAGGACCACAACTGCAATATCAACCAGAATGGAAACGAGGAAGACTTCCCTCTCCAGAACACCACTCAGGACGAACAACAGGGAAATGAGGAGCAGATCAAGTCTCCCAAAAAAGCACTGACCCCTGGCCTCAGTCAGGAGGAGTCCAAGAACATCCTCAATGAGCCGCTCCTCATCGATACCCTGAAGCTGGAGTCGACAGacgagaaagagaaggagagagaagagggcgataaagagaaggaaaataaatcagaggATGACGAGGAGACATCGGGTGACACCAGGGGGGAAAAGGTGGCAGAGGAACAGGGTAATGTGGAGTCCCAGAGAGAGGGCAGCAGCGTCGTGGGGAGAAATCCATGCCTCCTCTTTTCCAATCTGAACGGGACGCCAAGCGATGAAGAGTCCAGCTGGCCGGCCCTGTCCCAGGACAACACGACCGACAGCTCTCCAAATGGCAACAGAG AGTCCTTCTGGGACTCCAGTGCTTTCGAGACAGACACAGACCTGCCATCAGGATGGATGAGGGTGCGAGATACGTCGGGCACATACTACTGGCACATCCCCACAGGCACCACCCAGTGGGAGCCTCCTTCACCCCTTGGTAAAGTTGGTGACTCCATGATGTCCTCCACCATGTCCCTGGAGACTACACCATGCGATGAACCTGAG gAATCTTGGGCTCAACTTTCCAGCACAGATGAAGCTGCTGGTGAAGGGGAACTGTGGAAG gaggaggcagaggttGCATCTGATCAAAGTTTGAAGGAGTTTGAAGGAGCAACTCTACGCTATGCATCTATCAACCTGAA ttACAATTGCTCCCAGtcggaggaagaagagaagctcGCTCCACTCTGCACTGATTTAGAAACTAAG TGTTTTGCAGTGCGTTCCCTGGGCTGGGTAGAGATGTCCGAGGAGGACATGGCACCCGGCAAGAGCAGCGTTGCTGTCAACAACTGCATCAGGCAGCTGTCTTATCACAAACACAACCTTCATGACACTGCTGGCATCTGGGGAGAG GGTAAAGACATGCTAATGGTGCTGGAGAATGACACGATGAACTTGATCGACCCTCTGGGACAGACTCTGCTTCACGCTCAGCCAATTGGCAGCATCCGTGTCTGGGGTGTTGGCAGAGACAATGGCAG GGAAAG GGATTTTGCTTATGTGGCTCGAGACAACCTGACCCAAGTTCTGAAGTGTCATGTTTTCCGCTGCGACTCTCCCGCCAAGAACATCGCCACCAGCCTGCATGAGATGTGCTCAAAG ATAATGATGGAGAGAAAGGCGACCAAGCCGGGGGTGAGCAGACTCAACTCTGACCCAAGCAAACCTGGGGTCATCCCCGTTGAAG AGTTTCCTGCTCCGAAAAACGAACTCTTCCAGCACTTCCAGGTCTATTACCTTGGCTGCGAGGCTGTGGCGAGGCCAGTTG gtaTGGATATAATCAATGACACACTAGAGGCGGCCGTGAATGGCAGAGATAAAAATCAGTGGATTCCCGTCTCTGTGAACGTCGCACCGGCCACGCTCACCATACTTTCAAGTcag GATGAGGAGGTGCTGTCTGAGTGCAGGGTGCGTTTCCTGTCTTTCATGGGCGTGGGGAAGGACGTCCACACCTTCGCTTTCATCATGGCCGAAGGTCCCCGAGAATTCACCTGCCACATGTTCTGGTGCGAACCCAACGCTGCCAGTCTGAGCGAGGCGGTGCAGGCGGCCTGCATG CTTCGCTACCAGAAATGTTTGGATGCACGTCCGCCCAGTCTGGCCTCCTGCCTGCCCACTCCTCCCGCCGACTCCGTGGCTCGACGTGTCAAGAAAGGGGTGCAGAGTCTCCTGGGGAGCTTTAAGAGCTACAGGTCAGGTTCTCAATCCCCTTGA
- the apbb1 gene encoding amyloid beta precursor protein binding family B member 1 isoform X2 — MGGNDDEAMTYVVNKQKQDEELKNKLNDGSHWCDQESTGNNAKWVKEGRNQLRKVTENHQEQDHNCNINQNGNEEDFPLQNTTQDEQQGNEEQIKSPKKALTPGLSQEESKNILNEPLLIDTLKLESTDEKEKEREEGDKEKENKSEDDEETSGDTRGEKVAEEQGNVESQREGSSVVGRNPCLLFSNLNGTPSDEESSWPALSQDNTTDSSPNGNRESFWDSSAFETDTDLPSGWMRVRDTSGTYYWHIPTGTTQWEPPSPLGKVGDSMMSSTMSLETTPCDEPEESWAQLSSTDEAAGEGELWKEEAEVASDQSLKEFEGATLRYASINLNYNCSQSEEEEKLAPLCTDLETKCFAVRSLGWVEMSEEDMAPGKSSVAVNNCIRQLSYHKHNLHDTAGIWGEGKDMLMVLENDTMNLIDPLGQTLLHAQPIGSIRVWGVGRDNGRDFAYVARDNLTQVLKCHVFRCDSPAKNIATSLHEMCSKIMMERKATKPGVSRLNSDPSKPGVIPVEEFPAPKNELFQHFQVYYLGCEAVARPVGMDIINDTLEAAVNGRDKNQWIPVSVNVAPATLTILSSQDEEVLSECRVRFLSFMGVGKDVHTFAFIMAEGPREFTCHMFWCEPNAASLSEAVQAACMLRYQKCLDARPPSLASCLPTPPADSVARRVKKGVQSLLGSFKSYRSGSQSP, encoded by the exons ATGGGTGGTAATGACGATGAAGCTATGACATACGTTgtgaataaacaaaagcaagaTGAAGAGCTTAAGAACAAGCTGAATGACGGCAGCCACTGGTGCGACCAGGAGTCCACTGGCAATAATGCCAAGTGGGTCAAAGAAGGCCGCAACCAGCTGCGGAAAGTAACAGAGAACCATCAGGAGCAGGACCACAACTGCAATATCAACCAGAATGGAAACGAGGAAGACTTCCCTCTCCAGAACACCACTCAGGACGAACAACAGGGAAATGAGGAGCAGATCAAGTCTCCCAAAAAAGCACTGACCCCTGGCCTCAGTCAGGAGGAGTCCAAGAACATCCTCAATGAGCCGCTCCTCATCGATACCCTGAAGCTGGAGTCGACAGacgagaaagagaaggagagagaagagggcgataaagagaaggaaaataaatcagaggATGACGAGGAGACATCGGGTGACACCAGGGGGGAAAAGGTGGCAGAGGAACAGGGTAATGTGGAGTCCCAGAGAGAGGGCAGCAGCGTCGTGGGGAGAAATCCATGCCTCCTCTTTTCCAATCTGAACGGGACGCCAAGCGATGAAGAGTCCAGCTGGCCGGCCCTGTCCCAGGACAACACGACCGACAGCTCTCCAAATGGCAACAGAG AGTCCTTCTGGGACTCCAGTGCTTTCGAGACAGACACAGACCTGCCATCAGGATGGATGAGGGTGCGAGATACGTCGGGCACATACTACTGGCACATCCCCACAGGCACCACCCAGTGGGAGCCTCCTTCACCCCTTGGTAAAGTTGGTGACTCCATGATGTCCTCCACCATGTCCCTGGAGACTACACCATGCGATGAACCTGAG gAATCTTGGGCTCAACTTTCCAGCACAGATGAAGCTGCTGGTGAAGGGGAACTGTGGAAG gaggaggcagaggttGCATCTGATCAAAGTTTGAAGGAGTTTGAAGGAGCAACTCTACGCTATGCATCTATCAACCTGAA ttACAATTGCTCCCAGtcggaggaagaagagaagctcGCTCCACTCTGCACTGATTTAGAAACTAAG TGTTTTGCAGTGCGTTCCCTGGGCTGGGTAGAGATGTCCGAGGAGGACATGGCACCCGGCAAGAGCAGCGTTGCTGTCAACAACTGCATCAGGCAGCTGTCTTATCACAAACACAACCTTCATGACACTGCTGGCATCTGGGGAGAG GGTAAAGACATGCTAATGGTGCTGGAGAATGACACGATGAACTTGATCGACCCTCTGGGACAGACTCTGCTTCACGCTCAGCCAATTGGCAGCATCCGTGTCTGGGGTGTTGGCAGAGACAATGGCAG GGATTTTGCTTATGTGGCTCGAGACAACCTGACCCAAGTTCTGAAGTGTCATGTTTTCCGCTGCGACTCTCCCGCCAAGAACATCGCCACCAGCCTGCATGAGATGTGCTCAAAG ATAATGATGGAGAGAAAGGCGACCAAGCCGGGGGTGAGCAGACTCAACTCTGACCCAAGCAAACCTGGGGTCATCCCCGTTGAAG AGTTTCCTGCTCCGAAAAACGAACTCTTCCAGCACTTCCAGGTCTATTACCTTGGCTGCGAGGCTGTGGCGAGGCCAGTTG gtaTGGATATAATCAATGACACACTAGAGGCGGCCGTGAATGGCAGAGATAAAAATCAGTGGATTCCCGTCTCTGTGAACGTCGCACCGGCCACGCTCACCATACTTTCAAGTcag GATGAGGAGGTGCTGTCTGAGTGCAGGGTGCGTTTCCTGTCTTTCATGGGCGTGGGGAAGGACGTCCACACCTTCGCTTTCATCATGGCCGAAGGTCCCCGAGAATTCACCTGCCACATGTTCTGGTGCGAACCCAACGCTGCCAGTCTGAGCGAGGCGGTGCAGGCGGCCTGCATG CTTCGCTACCAGAAATGTTTGGATGCACGTCCGCCCAGTCTGGCCTCCTGCCTGCCCACTCCTCCCGCCGACTCCGTGGCTCGACGTGTCAAGAAAGGGGTGCAGAGTCTCCTGGGGAGCTTTAAGAGCTACAGGTCAGGTTCTCAATCCCCTTGA
- the LOC125013895 gene encoding integrin-linked protein kinase yields MDDIFTQCREGNAVAVRLWLDNTENDLNQGDDHGFSPLHWACREGRSSVVDMLIMRGARINVMNRGDDTPLHLAASHGHREIVGKLIQCKADTNAANEHGNTPLHYACFWGQDQVAEDLVINGAQVSICNKYGETPMDKAKPHLREFLKEKAEKLGQNLTKIPFKDTFWKGTTRTRPRNGTLNKHAGIDYKQLSLITKINENQSGELWQGRWQGNEIVIKVLKVRDWTTRKSRDFNEEYPKLRIFSHPNVLPMLGACQSPPAPHPIIITHWMPYGSLYNVLHEGTNFVVDQMQAVKFALDIACGMAFLHTLEPMIPRHYLNSKSVVIDEDMTARISMADVKFSFQCPGRMYSPAWVAPEALQKKPEEINRRSADMWSFAILLWELVTREVPFADLSNMEIGMKIALEGLRPTIPPGISPHICKLMKICMNEDPAKRPKFDMIVPILEKMQDK; encoded by the exons AGACGACCACGGCTTCAGCCCTCTCCACTGGGCGTGCAGGGAGGGTCGCTCCAGCGTGGTGGACATGCTCATCATGAGAGGAGCTCGCATCAACGTCATGAACCGGGGAGACGACACGCCTCTGCACCTGGCTGCCAGCCACGGACACCGGGAAATCGTGGGAAAG ctgatCCAGTGCAAAGCAGACACAAATGCAGCCAATGAACATGGGAACACGCCACTGCATTATGCCTGCTTCTGGGGCCAAGACCAAGTGGCTGAG gACCTTGTGATTAATGGGGCTCAGGTGAGCATCTGTAACAAATATGGGGAAACTCCCATGGACAAAGCCAAACCTCATCTGCGTGAATTCCTCAAAG AAAAGGCTGAGAAACTGGGACAGAATTTGACTAAAATTCCCTTCAAGGACACGTTCTGGAAAGGCACCACCAGAACCAGACCTC GTAATGGCACTTTGAACAAACACGCAGGCATCGACTACAAACAGCTTTCTCTTatcactaaaataaatgaaaaccagtCCGGAGAG TTGTGGCAGGGGCGCTGGCAAGGAAATGAAATTGTCATTAAGGTGCTTAAAGTTCGTGACTGGACCACTAGGAAAAGCAGAGACTTCAACGAGGAGTATCCCAAGCTCAG GATATTTTCCCACCCGAATGTCCTACCCATGTTGGGAGCATGCCAGTCTCCTcccgccccccaccccatcatcatcacacactgGATGCCTTATGGCTCCCTCTACAACGTGCTGCATGAAGGCACCA ACTTTGTGGTGGACCAGATGCAGGCGGTCAAATTTGCTCTCGACATCGCTTGTGGAATGGCCTTCTTGCACACACTTGAACCCATGATCCCACGCCATTATCTCAACAGCAAGAGTGTCGTG ATCGATGAAGACATGACGGCGAGGATCAGCATGGCCGACGTCAAGTTCTCCTTCCAGTGTCCGGGCAGGATGTACTCGCCGGCGTGGGTAGCCCCCGAGG CTCTGCAGAAGAAGCCAGAAGAGATCAACCGTCGGTCAGCAGACATGTGGAGCTTTGCCATCCTCCTGTGGGAGTTAGTGACCAGAGAAGTGCCGTTCGCTGACCTGTCCAACATGGAGATCGGCATGAAG ATTGCCCTGGAGGGCTTGAGGCCAACCATCCCCCCTGGCATCTCCCCCCACATTTGCAAGCTCATGAAGATATGCATGAACGAAGACCCGGCAAAGAGGCCTAAATTTGACATGATTGTGCCAATTTTGGAAAAAATGCAGGATAAatga